In the genome of Hirundo rustica isolate bHirRus1 chromosome 23, bHirRus1.pri.v3, whole genome shotgun sequence, the window GGCCGCTCCTGGCGCTCCCACCGAGCCCGGGCAGGGCTCCGGGGGCTCGGCCAGCCCTCAGGGGAGCGGCTGTCCCTCGTTCCTCGGCCCCTGTCCCTTGTTTCTCGGCCCTTTTGCCTTGCTTCTCGTCCCTTTCGCCTTGTCCCTTGTTTGGCGACCCTTTTCCCTGGCCCCCACACTCGCGGCCTCTCACGGCCATCgccggccccgggcccgcccgCCTGAAGGGGAAGCCGCGGGGCCCGGGGTCCCTCCTGGGCACCTCGGTGCCCTCCGGCCCTGGAGGGattaaaaagcaataaaccTCCTCGGATATCGAATTGAGGCTGTCCCCGCCATTCCCCcgccctctccagcccctctgagGAGCTGCCTCCCCCGTGAAGGGAGCGCCCTTGCAGAGGAACCGGCTGCGGGTTTTACAcgattttatttaaaagtccTCCCCAGCGCGGCCGCTCGGCAAACACCGCTTTTCGTGAGGCAGCCCTGGCGAGCAACTCGCAAAAAGCAGATGAGACTAGAAGTAAGAGCAAAAAGATGGAGGTGAGCGGTGCTGTGTGAGGGAGGACCCCCCCATCCCATGTCCCCCTCTGGGTTGAAGGCACAGAGATCCACGGCACttcagggaggtttgggggaACAGAAATGACTTTTTTTGTATGGGGAAACCGCAGTTTCTCTGAGGGCTTGAAGCCCAGCAAAATTGGGTAAGCACTGGGACATATTTATGTAGAACTTCTTGAGAGTGAGCTTCTGAAGTACACCAGCTTTTACTGAGCTATATATACTACATACATCAGTATTtaaatatgtgcatatatatataaataaagaagTGTGTATAGATACAGAGATCTCAATCTGGTACTTCCCACCCACTCCCCAAGATGCTCACGATACTGTCAACCCACTTGCATTTTGTCCAAAAACATCCTCAAGATCTTTTTAAACCTCTCTCTCAGCTAAACTCTCTGCAAAGCTTGTTTTAAATCCTAGAACCTGTATTTTTCCTAATGTGCTCTGTTGTTAGAATGAAGCTTCAGAAAATCCTGAGTTGTCTGACAAAACAGATTTCACTCCCTCTGAGGACTCGCAGTCCCTTTCCAAGGCTGAACCACTGGACAAGATTTTAAATGGTGATGTATTAAATGTACTGGAAGTAAGTATGGAATGACCTAATTTCATCATTGAGAGTCATccaaatgtttaaataaaattatttttttctctcttaacaGAGACgagcaaagaaattaataacttgTTATCAAAATATGCTGACATTATAAGGCAAGTTAACTTTTTGTTATTTGCACAGCAATTTCAAAATTCTCTAGATACGGTGGATGGGTGGCTGCAGTTTAGGGAAATGAACACGGAAAACTGGCAAGCACAGatcttggaagaaaaatgctggtttttattgtagcaaaattaatttgatcAGAAACTGGGTATTGATAGACAAcccatttttaagaaaaatatagaaGTAGTGAGAAAGTTAATGGCATTAGCATTGATTTTAACTACAGATTTCTTCACTTAAGTGCACGAGCAGCGTTGGATTCTTCTCATGTCCAGGAACTTGATGGGATCTTAAAGAAAGCCAGGGCCTTACAAAAACACTTAaagcagaaaagggagaagcTGAAACAGAGATTTGCTGTCATTGCCAATAGTCTGCAAAGCTAAATGGAGTTTGTTATAGAAATGCAGAGCCAACGTTGTGTCTGTGTATGAAAACAAACTGTGACGAGTGTTGTGATGTCTGTTTCttgtataaatatttctgtcagtTCAGGAAACTTCCAACAAGTTAAGCAGCTACTTAGTGTTTAAATACATAGCGTAGTGGTGGTTAGTAAAAACAATTCTGAATATCTGTTTTAAGTTCTGTGACTCAAGGGATTGGGATATTAAGCTATGTTAACCCATTAAACATAGCAAAAAACCATTTCTGTGAAACATAGAAACTTACGATGTAAGTGGAAAATGACCTCAGATTATTTCATGTTAACCATTTTCTGGTTatggggtttctttttctttcctttctacttcaaaaaatgtttttgtgctAAAATATTAGTAGAATATACTTACAATGTTATTTCCATTTTGCCTCAGAATGTAAGCAGGTTGAAAAAATCAGCTTAGAAATAAGAGAGTGATATAAAGAACTTTGAGAAAGTACAAAGTCTTAATTTGAAATGCATTATAATACTGGAACGTGTGTTACATTTCAAGCCCATGTTGATATAAAACATAATCAGAGCTTTCCTGTTGAtgtcaataaataaatagataatgTTAACATCATCTAGAATTACAGtgttattttgttattgggCTACATGAGCGTTGTTTGCTGATGTTCAGATTTTCTGAGAACACTGagacctttttctttcttgtcattcgatcctgttaaaaaaaacccaaaaagatgAATCAGGGAATGTACAAAGGATCACTTGTACAAAGTGTGGGGCTTATGTAATAAAGAGAAGCGCTGGAACAAGATACATTTCCATCTTTACCCCAGTGGAGTGCAGTGATTTCCTCTTTAAATCCTCTCAGACCTAATCCaccctcctttccccctttcctgaGCTCAAAGCCGAATGTGCTACGTGTCACAGCGACACGATTTAAAGCAAAGAATGAGAGGAACTGGACATGTAGGGTGAGATTTAGATCCCTAAAGATGCAGATATGTCCTTAGCAGGATTTTCAAAGTGCCTAAGCGTGGTGTAAGCGCCTTACACGCTTAGGAATTTTGGACAATCCCATAAGGTGCCTATCTGCATCTTTAGAATCTAGAGTCTTTCCAAAGTCTCACCACTGCTCTGCCATCATATTTAGCAGTCTCCTATTCTTTTCCCTGATATTCTCATACTTCTCTGTTTATGCAGAGAGATGTGGGCGAAAAAGAGAAGATTTAGGAGGCGgcattttctaaaatatcttGCTGAGCTTTTCTAAAATCCACGCTCATCTGTAGTGATGACACAACCCAGAGTTTCAAAATGACGTCTGCCAAGGGCCTGAACTCTGACATTTACCACAGTTATTTATGAGTAATAAAGAAAAGTCACACAAATTTAATTACTGAGGAAATGCCTGTAACtgcatttttgctgtttgtgcTTGGGGAAGTCGTGCAGCCTTTTTAGATCATCTGGATTTGGATTATATTGATTTAGTTTATGTGGCCAATTTATCCAACTATGGTTAAGTGTCAGAACTTAGATTTTGAGATGCAATAATTTCATaagttttttcccttctgggaTCAAGTGTTCCTGTTGCAGCAGTTTGCTCTATTTAAAAACTTCATAAAATCCAACAAAAATGAGTAAAACTTCACTTTTTTAAGCAGTGAAGGACTGCTTAGTGCAGTCCAATCCAAGATATATTTTCAGAATGATAACTCTTGGTTTTTTACAGTGATTTCTTATACAGCTGGATGCCATTCCAATTAGTAGCATGTAATAGAGTGGGATCTCTGGGATAATAAGAGGAATTTGGAATTTGAGGAGATACTGGAAGTAAAATCAGTGAATATGGCCACAGTAACCTAGGTGAGCTTATGAACAGTGTGATTataattattacattttttttaagtactaaGAGCAACAAAGCTTCTGGTTTTGCTGCACAAATATAAATGAggatatatatattaaaatatacttagtaaaattaattaaatatctATAGAGTTTAGGCTTGAAATGGTGAGTTCAGAAAGTTTAAAACATCCATTGAAAATAAGTAAGCCTCTCCTCTTGTGAagttaaatattatttcagcaATGGAAATATATTAATCATACCTTTATCTCTCCCTGTTTAAAGGGAGCTTTCCATAATTATTGTGCTGGCCAGAAATACAGAGCACTTTTCTGCTGACTGCTCTTGAGTGTTCCACTCAGTATCTTAATATGGACACACTCAATACACACCTTTTTCCTTCTAAAccactaaatttttttttaaaaaaataattttcctatttGACTACAACTCATCCACCCCATGAACGATGCTGCTGATTTGCCCTCTTATGGATTTCAGTGTTTATTGGGAGaaacaaaagacattttctcttctgatgTGACCCTAAAGGCTCCTTCATGCTCTTCCTGAGGACTGAGCTCCTCATGAAGCCCACCTGGCAGCCATCCCATCCCTATCCGCTTTCCAGTTTTACTGCAGGAGGTTTGGACAGAAAATTAATTGGCTTTAAAGCTGCTAAATCTGAtcagcaaagctctgctggTAACTGCGTTTTCTTTtaagcttctcctctcctcgtTTAAGCTCCAGCCT includes:
- the TEX12 gene encoding testis-expressed protein 12; this translates as MRGCEQRWRAVQRGDGSREKVGLRGPPQRGRSANTAFREAALASNSQKADETRSKSKKMENEASENPELSDKTDFTPSEDSQSLSKAEPLDKILNETSKEINNLLSKYADIISARAALDSSHVQELDGILKKARALQKHLKQKREKLKQRFAVIANSLQS